ATTTTCCAACCTCGGAAGAGACGAATGTAGTCCTCAAACTACTTATCATCCATTTTCTTTTATGATGGCGATTTGGAAGCAGAAAAACGGAAGTATCAGATGTATACCTTGAAACGCACGGCTCGTCTCTCTTCACCGTACACGCACGTTTAGAAGAAACAGTTTAATTAGGTTAAATAACGTGCTTGAATAGAACAACCCAGAGATTTTCTTTCAGAAGTGGCAAATTCGTGTTTGCCACCAAATCTACCCATTCCATTCGTGTTTGCCACCACATTTTGGAGCTCGCCGATTTGACTTAAAGCAGATTTCTCTTGCCTTCCCGTGGACGCCATGACATCATCTTTTACTGTAGCCATTCTTCTTTTATGTATTTAGTAAACaaccctatctttacaaagaaccAATCTTCTCCTTTGTTATCTGCTGGTCTTTCTTAGGTATTGTGGattcattctttcattttctcttttcttttcttcttcttttctgaaTCAGAAGTTAATACTATGCAGAACGAATCTTCTCTTATGCAGAACGAATCTTCTCTTGATCTTTCTTAGATCTTGTGGACGCCATTAAAATTCTTCcattcattcattttttcttttatttgcccACTTACAACATTCTTCTCTGGATCGACCAGATTATTCATAATTTCTAGCCCACTGTAAGCTAAGTTCAATACTATGAAGGATATTTTGGGTTTTCCAAGAACAGGAAGAAAGTTATTGAGTGCTCCTTTAAGCTCGCCTGATGGCAATACACTTGTTTATAGTCACGCTAGTTTTGACAGTATGTTGATTATCATAATTGCAGGTTTTATTGTTTCTATGCTATTTGCATGGGTGTTGAAAAGCATTGCAAGCTGTGTCTTCTGTTGTAACAGAGAGGTTGTGGGGATTCATTCATCCCCTGGTTTGGCTCATGCTGAAAATGGTGATTATGGCAACCAGAATTATATGAAGCAAGTTAATGTGAAAGCAGTGGCTACTGTTTTGTATAGCAATATGGGTTCAGAGGTTAAAGATGTGGA
This genomic stretch from Cryptomeria japonica chromosome 8, Sugi_1.0, whole genome shotgun sequence harbors:
- the LOC131030437 gene encoding RING-H2 finger protein ATL74 is translated as MKDILGFPRTGRKLLSAPLSSPDGNTLVYSHASFDSMLIIIIAGFIVSMLFAWVLKSIASCVFCCNREVVGIHSSPGLAHAENGDYGNQNYMKQVNVKAVATVLYSNMGSEVKDVDCPICLAEFVEGENLKVLPHCNHCFHAECIDKWLACNPSCPSCRQSLLQ